Proteins from a single region of Desulfolutivibrio sulfoxidireducens:
- a CDS encoding protein-glutamate methylesterase/protein-glutamine glutaminase has protein sequence MIHVVVVDDSAFMRKAISTMLEKDPDIKVVGTGRDGEEGLELVRRLNPDVVTLDIEMPRMDGLTALRHIMMEMPRPVLMVSSLTAEGAEATLKAMELGAVDFIPKQLSKVSLDIVKIEDDLRAKVKLIAKRKVRSPSSARSLTAQAAALARQTVSERPAARRPLQKSSGPQLHDLVAIGVSTGGPPAVQKVLSRLPKDFPAGIVIAQHMPAAFTGPFAKRLDGVCAITVKEAEHGERLVPGVAYISPGGRHLRIEQKVSRIDISVTDEPKEALYKPSANVMIESVAQGVGRRGLGVILTGMGSDGMEGVRALKGRGGRALAQSDATCVVYGMPKAVVDAGLADEIVDIDDMGEAIITNLYK, from the coding sequence GTGATACACGTCGTCGTGGTCGATGATTCCGCGTTCATGCGCAAGGCCATAAGCACCATGCTGGAGAAGGACCCGGACATCAAGGTGGTGGGCACGGGCCGCGACGGCGAGGAGGGGTTGGAACTTGTCCGAAGGCTCAACCCCGACGTGGTCACCCTGGATATCGAGATGCCCCGCATGGACGGCCTGACGGCGCTTAGGCACATCATGATGGAGATGCCAAGGCCGGTGCTCATGGTCAGCTCTCTTACCGCCGAGGGGGCCGAGGCCACGCTGAAGGCCATGGAACTCGGGGCCGTGGATTTCATCCCCAAACAACTCTCCAAGGTCTCCCTGGATATCGTCAAGATCGAGGACGACTTGCGGGCCAAGGTCAAGCTCATCGCCAAGCGCAAGGTCCGTTCGCCCTCGTCGGCCAGGTCCCTGACCGCCCAGGCCGCGGCCCTGGCCCGCCAGACCGTTTCCGAACGTCCCGCCGCGCGCCGTCCGCTCCAAAAGAGCTCGGGTCCCCAGCTTCACGACCTGGTGGCCATCGGCGTGTCCACGGGCGGTCCGCCGGCCGTGCAAAAGGTCCTCTCCCGCCTGCCCAAGGATTTTCCGGCGGGCATCGTCATCGCCCAGCACATGCCCGCCGCGTTCACCGGACCCTTCGCCAAACGCCTGGACGGGGTGTGCGCCATCACCGTCAAGGAGGCCGAACACGGCGAGCGGCTTGTGCCCGGGGTGGCCTATATCTCCCCGGGAGGCCGGCATCTGCGCATCGAGCAAAAGGTCAGCCGCATCGACATCTCGGTCACCGACGAGCCCAAAGAGGCCCTGTACAAGCCCTCGGCCAACGTGATGATCGAATCCGTGGCCCAGGGCGTGGGCCGCAGGGGGCTGGGCGTCATTTTGACGGGTATGGGCAGCGACGGTATGGAGGGGGTACGCGCCCTCAAGGGCAGGGGAGGCCGGGCCCTGGCCCAGAGCGACGCCACCTGCGTGGTCTACGGCATGCCCAAGGCCGTTGTGGACGCGGGGCTTGCCGACGAGATCGTGGATATCGACGATATGGGCGAGGCCATCATCACCAACCTCTACAAATAA
- a CDS encoding heavy metal translocating P-type ATPase, whose amino-acid sequence MKDSPNPTGKRVALPVSGMHCAACAARIEKTVSAMPGVNAVSVNLADESMRLSFDPAAVDLSAVIERVADLGFTATPPPTEAALELAITGMHCAACSGRIERVVAALPGVSKATVNLAAETGKFVFDPDKTTPRDIRRTIRDLGFGSEALTTTDFFKKKREEAEKNLSRLRRELIPALILAGLLLYVSMGHMLGLPLPAMIDPHHSPAGFALAQFFLVVPIMWAGRRFYLVGIPSLFRGGPTMDSLVAVGTGAAFLHSLWNLIEILLGVDPAARAMDLYFESAGVLIAMISLGKYLEAGAKYKTSDAIAALMRLTPDMATLVRDGEHVKIPLDEVVAGDILLVRPGERVPTDGEVVEGLSGVDESMLTGEPLPVTKRPGDPVTGGTLNTTGALVVRALRVGADTTLSRIVALVREAQGSKAPIADLADRVSFYFVPAVMACAMTAALAWYFFGGATYTFSLRIFTAVLVIACPCAMGLATPTSIMVGTGRGARLGILVKSGAALQAAGGLTAMVFDKTGTLTHGRPSLEEVMLRAGPATGAALDENATLALAASAESLSEHPLALAVVRAAAERGLRLTRPDAFEAVPGKGVVALIADHKVLAGNQEFLAENGATGLDEALAAAAGLADQGKTPVYLAVDGTFSAVLAVSDQLRPEAAAVVAELAKRGITVVMLTGDAERTARAVAHAAGIERVVAGVLPDRKAEEIEKIQAEGFRAGMVGDGINDAPALARADLGVAMGSGIDVALESCDVVLMRNDLRGVLAALDLSRAVMGNIKQNLFWAFAFNTIGIPVAAGVLHLFGGPTLNPMLAGTAMALSSFTVVSNALRLRFFTPKGLAAHPPTGSTPRTAPA is encoded by the coding sequence ATGAAAGACTCACCAAATCCTACCGGAAAACGCGTGGCCCTGCCTGTTTCGGGCATGCATTGCGCGGCCTGCGCCGCGCGCATCGAAAAAACCGTTTCCGCCATGCCCGGGGTCAATGCGGTCTCGGTCAACCTGGCCGACGAATCCATGCGCCTGTCCTTCGATCCGGCCGCGGTGGACCTGTCCGCGGTGATCGAACGGGTGGCGGACCTGGGGTTCACGGCCACCCCGCCTCCGACCGAGGCCGCCCTGGAACTGGCCATCACCGGCATGCACTGCGCGGCCTGCTCCGGGCGCATCGAGCGGGTGGTCGCGGCCCTGCCGGGCGTTTCCAAGGCCACGGTGAACCTGGCCGCCGAAACCGGAAAATTCGTCTTCGACCCGGATAAAACCACTCCCCGGGACATCCGCCGGACCATCCGCGACCTGGGCTTCGGCTCCGAGGCCCTGACGACCACGGACTTCTTCAAGAAAAAACGCGAGGAGGCCGAAAAAAACCTCTCTCGCCTGCGCCGGGAGCTCATTCCGGCCCTGATCCTGGCCGGCCTTCTGCTCTACGTGTCCATGGGCCACATGCTGGGCCTGCCCCTGCCGGCCATGATCGACCCCCACCACTCCCCGGCCGGGTTCGCCCTGGCCCAATTCTTCCTGGTCGTGCCCATCATGTGGGCCGGACGTCGTTTTTACCTGGTCGGCATCCCGAGCCTTTTTCGCGGCGGCCCGACCATGGACTCCCTGGTGGCCGTGGGCACGGGCGCGGCTTTTTTGCACAGCCTGTGGAACCTCATCGAGATCCTTCTCGGCGTGGACCCGGCGGCCAGGGCCATGGACCTCTATTTCGAGTCCGCCGGCGTGCTTATCGCCATGATCTCCCTGGGCAAGTACCTGGAGGCCGGGGCCAAATACAAGACCTCCGACGCCATCGCGGCGCTGATGCGCCTGACCCCGGACATGGCCACCCTGGTCCGGGACGGGGAACACGTCAAAATCCCCCTGGACGAGGTGGTGGCCGGGGATATCCTTTTGGTGCGCCCGGGGGAGCGCGTGCCCACGGACGGCGAGGTGGTGGAGGGTCTCTCGGGCGTGGACGAGTCCATGCTCACGGGCGAGCCCCTGCCCGTGACCAAACGCCCCGGCGATCCGGTCACGGGGGGGACCCTGAACACCACCGGGGCGCTTGTGGTGCGCGCCCTGCGGGTGGGCGCGGACACCACCCTGTCGCGCATCGTGGCCCTGGTGCGCGAGGCCCAGGGGTCCAAGGCCCCCATCGCCGATCTGGCCGACCGGGTCAGCTTCTATTTCGTGCCCGCGGTCATGGCCTGCGCCATGACGGCCGCCCTGGCCTGGTATTTCTTTGGCGGCGCGACGTACACCTTTTCACTGCGCATCTTCACCGCGGTCCTGGTCATCGCCTGCCCCTGCGCCATGGGTCTGGCCACCCCGACCTCGATCATGGTCGGCACGGGCCGGGGGGCCAGGCTCGGCATCCTGGTCAAAAGCGGCGCGGCCCTTCAGGCGGCCGGGGGACTGACAGCCATGGTCTTCGACAAGACCGGCACCCTGACCCACGGACGGCCGTCCCTGGAGGAGGTCATGCTCCGCGCCGGACCGGCCACAGGCGCGGCCCTGGACGAAAACGCGACCCTGGCCCTGGCCGCCTCGGCCGAAAGCCTCTCGGAGCACCCCCTGGCCCTGGCCGTGGTCCGGGCCGCGGCCGAACGGGGCCTGCGCCTGACCAGACCCGACGCCTTCGAGGCCGTGCCCGGCAAGGGCGTGGTGGCCCTGATCGCGGACCACAAGGTACTGGCGGGCAACCAGGAATTTCTGGCCGAAAACGGGGCCACGGGCCTGGACGAGGCCCTGGCGGCGGCCGCCGGGCTGGCCGACCAGGGCAAGACCCCGGTCTATCTGGCTGTGGACGGAACGTTTTCGGCGGTTCTGGCCGTATCCGACCAGTTGCGGCCCGAGGCCGCGGCCGTGGTGGCCGAACTCGCGAAACGGGGAATCACGGTGGTCATGCTCACCGGCGACGCCGAGCGCACGGCCAGGGCCGTGGCCCACGCCGCCGGGATCGAACGGGTGGTGGCCGGGGTCCTGCCGGACCGCAAGGCCGAGGAGATCGAAAAGATTCAGGCCGAGGGATTCCGGGCGGGCATGGTGGGTGACGGCATCAACGACGCCCCGGCCCTGGCCCGGGCCGACCTGGGCGTGGCCATGGGTTCGGGCATCGACGTGGCCCTGGAATCCTGCGACGTGGTGCTCATGCGCAACGACCTGCGCGGGGTGCTGGCCGCGTTGGACCTAAGCCGCGCGGTCATGGGCAACATCAAGCAGAACCTGTTCTGGGCCTTCGCCTTCAACACCATCGGCATCCCGGTGGCCGCCGGGGTCCTGCACCTTTTTGGCGGCCCGACCTTAAATCCCATGCTGGCCGGAACGGCCATGGCCTTAAGTTCCTTTACCGTGGTCAGCAACGCCCTGCGGCTGAGGTTTTTCACGCCCAAGGGTCTGGCGGCCCATCCGCCAACGGGGTCGACGCCGCGAACCGCCCCGGCGTGA
- a CDS encoding helix-turn-helix transcriptional regulator, whose protein sequence is MDARGTVRFAREPGTDGVRTVTARDVRPDFARHAHQSWIIGLALRGGRRMEVSGARRDVNEGGIFVIPPDTPHACAPLGPPPHAHRAVCLPDRTLRAMVRQGPAGRSGHAAMLLGRYFALVDVDAADADRREALSRALRAVPGLAELAGDHGDELETRNRRVEVERAARYLAGNARDNPSLDEAARHAGLSPSHLHRLFVARFGLPPHAFVIRERLRLALMALEAGESPAGAAAWAGFVDQSHFTRHFRRAVGVTPGRFAASTPLADGPPDPWA, encoded by the coding sequence ATGGACGCCAGGGGAACGGTGCGTTTCGCGCGGGAACCCGGGACCGACGGGGTGCGCACGGTCACGGCCCGGGACGTGCGTCCCGATTTCGCCCGGCACGCCCACCAAAGCTGGATCATCGGCCTGGCGCTACGGGGCGGTCGGCGCATGGAGGTTTCCGGCGCGCGCCGTGACGTGAACGAGGGCGGGATCTTCGTCATCCCCCCCGACACCCCTCACGCCTGCGCGCCCCTCGGTCCGCCGCCCCATGCCCACCGGGCCGTGTGCCTGCCGGATCGGACCCTGCGGGCCATGGTCCGCCAGGGGCCAGCCGGCCGGTCCGGCCACGCGGCCATGCTCCTTGGCCGGTATTTCGCCCTGGTCGACGTTGACGCCGCCGATGCGGACAGGCGCGAGGCCCTGTCCCGAGCCCTGCGGGCCGTGCCCGGGCTGGCCGAACTGGCCGGCGATCATGGGGATGAACTGGAAACGCGGAACCGCCGGGTCGAGGTGGAGCGGGCCGCGCGCTACCTGGCCGGAAATGCCCGGGACAATCCCAGCCTGGACGAGGCGGCCCGGCACGCCGGGCTGAGCCCCTCGCATCTGCATCGCCTGTTCGTGGCCCGTTTCGGCCTTCCCCCTCACGCCTTCGTGATCCGCGAGCGGCTCAGGCTGGCGCTGATGGCCCTGGAAGCGGGCGAGAGCCCGGCCGGGGCGGCGGCCTGGGCCGGGTTCGTGGACCAGAGCCATTTCACGCGCCATTTTCGGCGGGCCGTGGGGGTCACGCCGGGGCGGTTCGCGGCGTCGACCCCGTTGGCGGATGGGCCGCCAGACCCTTGGGCGTGA
- a CDS encoding cupin domain-containing protein has translation MNTPDAGVEEAGLVLAGRPVLFPDLPWNPHPAFPGVFLKHLVCGRDTAGTMSIHLVRVDPGCRLDAHVHEGQWEVHHVAAGEGQAFFGDRRAEYRPGVAAVIPKGDRHEVRAGETGLLLYAEFVPALM, from the coding sequence ATGAACACACCCGACGCGGGAGTCGAGGAGGCCGGTCTCGTGCTGGCCGGTCGTCCGGTTTTGTTTCCGGACCTGCCCTGGAATCCCCATCCGGCTTTCCCGGGGGTTTTTCTGAAACATCTGGTGTGCGGCCGGGACACGGCTGGGACCATGAGCATCCATCTGGTCCGGGTGGATCCGGGGTGCCGTCTTGACGCGCATGTCCACGAGGGGCAATGGGAGGTGCATCATGTGGCGGCCGGGGAAGGCCAGGCCTTTTTTGGGGACCGGCGGGCGGAGTATCGGCCCGGGGTGGCGGCCGTCATCCCCAAGGGGGACCGGCACGAGGTTCGGGCCGGGGAGACGGGGCTTTTGCTTTATGCCGAGTTTGTCCCGGCCCTGATGTAA
- a CDS encoding HPP family protein, translating to MKVSDLMRTNLIKVRPQAHIGHVLIWYNGMTNTSRNTYVVDDKGGLLGVVTIFDFLYMIVPQPVITASLEGSVQGRDGLLRTLRRNMAAIADTEVGSIMDTRFPMARADDLFVTAHALIMERRANAVPVLDAKGLLVGEISRRMILGFLVQNL from the coding sequence ATGAAAGTCTCGGACCTCATGCGCACGAACCTCATCAAGGTCAGGCCGCAGGCCCACATCGGCCATGTGCTCATCTGGTACAACGGCATGACCAATACCTCCCGCAACACCTATGTGGTGGACGACAAGGGGGGGCTTTTGGGCGTGGTCACCATCTTCGATTTCCTGTACATGATCGTGCCCCAGCCGGTCATCACGGCCAGCCTGGAAGGGAGCGTCCAGGGCCGCGACGGCCTGTTGCGGACACTGCGGCGCAACATGGCGGCCATCGCGGACACCGAGGTGGGCAGCATCATGGACACCCGGTTTCCCATGGCCCGGGCCGACGATCTGTTCGTGACGGCCCACGCGCTGATCATGGAACGGCGGGCCAACGCCGTGCCCGTGCTGGACGCAAAGGGCCTTTTGGTGGGGGAGATTTCGCGCCGGATGATCCTGGGCTTTCTGGTGCAAAACCTCTAA
- a CDS encoding sulfotransferase family 2 domain-containing protein, translated as MAPSVPVEAGPARPMNIPFFFLHIPRTAGTTINSVLKNTFQPKEILSVYRDSDYKAFHELDPAFLDHIKLIQGHLLLHSYDPPQIYSREVRPFTFLRNPVDRLVSEYLFLKSWPDNHLYRYLNEGDVSFREYIQSDAKELRFRGKNFMTRAVSGMDFDVFRFPRQALETAKHHIEHVFGFVGIQERFDESLLLLREFLGLRSIFYEAMNSIRKDLKQSIGKADMELALECNAADMELHAFAVSVFEAKIAERGRDFARKLKAFQKINAKFGHVCALISKRTGLKTDIPIEMPKNLLFRS; from the coding sequence ATCGCTCCATCAGTTCCCGTCGAAGCGGGACCGGCACGCCCCATGAACATCCCTTTTTTCTTCCTGCACATCCCCCGCACCGCCGGGACGACCATCAATTCGGTGCTCAAAAACACTTTCCAGCCGAAGGAGATCCTGTCCGTCTACCGGGACAGCGACTACAAGGCATTCCACGAACTCGATCCGGCCTTCCTCGACCACATCAAACTGATCCAGGGGCATCTGCTGCTGCACAGCTATGACCCGCCCCAAATCTATTCCCGGGAGGTGCGTCCCTTCACGTTTCTCAGAAACCCCGTCGATCGCCTCGTCTCCGAATACCTTTTCCTGAAATCCTGGCCTGACAATCATCTCTACCGCTATCTGAACGAAGGCGACGTTTCATTTCGCGAATACATCCAAAGCGACGCGAAGGAACTGCGGTTTCGCGGCAAGAATTTCATGACCCGGGCCGTCTCCGGGATGGACTTCGATGTGTTCCGCTTTCCCCGCCAGGCCCTGGAGACGGCAAAACACCATATCGAGCATGTCTTCGGATTCGTCGGAATCCAGGAGCGGTTTGACGAGAGCCTTTTGCTGCTGCGGGAATTCCTCGGCCTGCGCTCCATCTTCTACGAAGCGATGAATTCCATCCGCAAGGATTTGAAACAGAGCATCGGCAAGGCCGATATGGAACTCGCCCTCGAATGCAACGCGGCGGACATGGAACTCCACGCCTTCGCCGTCTCCGTGTTCGAGGCCAAAATCGCGGAACGCGGCCGGGACTTCGCGCGGAAACTCAAGGCATTTCAAAAAATCAACGCGAAGTTCGGCCACGTGTGCGCCTTGATATCCAAAAGAACCGGGCTCAAAACGGACATCCCCATCGAGATGCCGAAAAACCTCCTCTTCCGGTCGTAA
- the metE gene encoding 5-methyltetrahydropteroyltriglutamate--homocysteine S-methyltransferase gives MESHILGFPRVGSARELKFALERHWRGELSAEELLGLGRDLKTRHWKIQADAGLSLVAVGDFSFYDHVLDTAVMLGLTPERFADGDAPAFPDRYFRMARGDAHRNVPAMEMTKWFDTNYHFLVPELTPGMVPRLSCQAVIDDARLARDLGYRPKAVLLGPVTFLSLCKEYGGMERFELLSEVASAYREVLRQLAPLCEWIEIDEPILCTDMPLAAKASFLPVCAMLRTAAEGARLILGTFFGGLGDNLDLALACGFDALHLDLTRAGQELEAVVGRLPENMALSLGLVDGRNIWKTDLARAVGTAWGVADRLGRDRVFAASGCSLLHSPVDVDLETGLDPTLRGAMAFAVQKCREIGVIGAVLDGGDRTEALRENAACLTARRAGAGVCDSEVRRRLEGVTPEMLSRKSPFAERKKLQNAALSLPLLPTTTIGSFPQTAEIRAARLALRRGEMDQAAYEASIKGVIADVVARQEELGLDVLVHGEPERNDMVEYFGQMLRGFAFTGNGWVQSYGSRCVKPPVIYADVSRPRPMTVSWISFAQSLTKKPVKGMLTGPVTILNWSFVRDDLPRSEVCRQIALAVRDEVLDLERSGVPIIQIDEAAFREGLPLARADQEAYLTWAVECFRLTASGVGDQTQIHSHMCYSEFGAIIRWIAAMDADVVSIESSRSKMELLEAFREYEYPNDIGPGIYDIHSPRVPGVEEMAGLVRKALAVVPAGRLWINPDCGLKTRDWPETMASLANMVEAARLVRAECLAAT, from the coding sequence ATGGAATCGCACATCCTCGGTTTCCCCCGCGTCGGATCGGCGCGGGAACTCAAGTTCGCCCTGGAACGGCACTGGCGGGGCGAGTTGTCCGCCGAAGAACTGCTTGGCCTGGGCCGGGACCTCAAGACCCGACACTGGAAGATCCAGGCCGACGCCGGGCTGTCCCTGGTCGCGGTGGGGGATTTTTCCTTCTACGACCACGTCCTGGACACGGCCGTCATGCTTGGCCTCACCCCCGAACGCTTCGCGGACGGGGACGCCCCGGCCTTTCCGGACCGGTATTTCCGCATGGCCCGGGGTGACGCGCACAGAAATGTCCCGGCCATGGAAATGACCAAGTGGTTCGACACCAACTATCACTTTCTCGTGCCGGAACTGACCCCGGGCATGGTCCCCCGCCTGTCGTGCCAGGCGGTGATCGACGACGCCCGGCTGGCCAGGGACCTGGGCTATCGCCCAAAGGCCGTGCTGCTGGGTCCGGTCACCTTCCTGTCCCTGTGCAAGGAATACGGCGGGATGGAGCGATTCGAACTCCTGTCGGAGGTGGCCTCGGCTTACCGGGAAGTCCTAAGGCAACTGGCCCCGCTGTGCGAATGGATCGAGATCGACGAGCCCATCCTGTGCACGGACATGCCCCTGGCGGCCAAGGCCTCCTTCCTGCCCGTCTGCGCCATGCTGCGCACGGCGGCCGAGGGGGCGCGTCTGATCCTGGGCACCTTTTTCGGCGGCCTCGGGGACAATCTGGACCTGGCCCTGGCCTGCGGGTTCGACGCCCTGCACCTGGATCTGACCCGGGCCGGCCAGGAACTTGAGGCCGTGGTCGGGCGTCTTCCGGAGAACATGGCCCTGTCGCTTGGATTGGTCGATGGCCGCAACATCTGGAAAACCGATCTGGCCCGGGCCGTCGGGACCGCCTGGGGCGTGGCCGATCGTCTGGGCCGGGACCGGGTGTTTGCGGCCTCGGGGTGCTCCCTGCTGCATTCCCCGGTGGACGTGGACCTGGAGACCGGGCTTGATCCCACGCTTCGCGGGGCCATGGCCTTCGCCGTGCAGAAATGCCGCGAGATCGGAGTCATCGGCGCGGTCCTGGACGGCGGGGACCGCACGGAGGCGTTGCGGGAGAACGCCGCCTGCCTCACGGCCCGGCGGGCGGGGGCGGGCGTGTGCGATTCCGAGGTGCGCCGCCGCCTGGAGGGGGTCACGCCGGAGATGCTCTCGCGTAAAAGCCCCTTCGCCGAGCGCAAGAAACTCCAGAACGCGGCGCTTTCCCTGCCGCTTCTGCCCACCACCACCATCGGCTCCTTTCCCCAGACCGCCGAGATTCGGGCCGCCCGGCTGGCCCTGCGGCGCGGGGAAATGGACCAGGCGGCCTACGAGGCGAGCATCAAGGGGGTCATCGCCGACGTGGTGGCCAGACAGGAGGAACTCGGCCTGGACGTCCTGGTCCACGGCGAGCCCGAGCGCAACGACATGGTGGAATACTTCGGACAGATGCTGCGGGGGTTCGCCTTCACCGGGAACGGCTGGGTCCAGAGCTACGGCAGCCGGTGCGTGAAGCCGCCAGTCATTTATGCCGACGTCTCCCGGCCACGGCCCATGACCGTGTCCTGGATCTCTTTTGCCCAATCCCTGACGAAAAAGCCGGTCAAGGGCATGCTTACCGGGCCGGTGACCATCCTCAACTGGAGCTTCGTGCGCGACGATTTGCCGCGAAGCGAGGTCTGCCGCCAGATCGCCCTGGCCGTGCGCGACGAGGTGCTGGACCTGGAGCGCTCTGGAGTGCCCATCATCCAGATCGACGAGGCCGCCTTCCGGGAGGGATTGCCCCTGGCCCGGGCCGATCAGGAGGCCTACCTGACCTGGGCCGTGGAGTGCTTCCGGCTTACGGCCTCGGGGGTGGGCGACCAGACCCAGATCCATTCCCACATGTGCTACAGCGAGTTCGGGGCCATCATCCGCTGGATCGCGGCCATGGACGCGGACGTGGTCAGCATCGAGTCCAGCCGCAGCAAGATGGAGCTTCTGGAGGCGTTTCGGGAATACGAATACCCAAACGACATCGGCCCCGGAATCTACGACATCCACAGCCCCCGTGTTCCGGGCGTGGAGGAGATGGCCGGACTTGTGCGCAAGGCCCTGGCGGTGGTCCCGGCCGGGCGGCTGTGGATCAATCCGGATTGCGGCCTAAAGACGCGGGACTGGCCGGAGACCATGGCCTCGTTGGCCAACATGGTGGAGGCGGCGCGCCTGGTGCGGGCCGAGTGCCTGGCCGCGACGTAG
- a CDS encoding (Fe-S)-binding protein, with the protein MSEPAIRIDGKRRGEFIGKVAELLPNGGNLNLCLTCGLCVSGCPAAGLEDMDPRKLLRMAAMGLDEEITSTPWVWMCTMCFRCSTVCPMQVDIPSLVYQLRASWPRDKKPKGIIGSCNQALRTEGASAVGISSDDFRFVVGDVLEEVRESQPGFADLQAPIDKKGAFFFVNQNSREPQQEPDEMVPLWKILHLAGADWTYGSTGWGAENYCMFAAEDDHWREVLQKQADGVKKLGCSSWINIECGHSFYSIWAGFKRFHIDPGVTFDHVVNWYARWIREGKLRPSSDWNKDLKLRFTVQDPCMAVRKSMGNSFAEELRFVVKACVGEENFVDMFPNRSNNYCCGGGGGFLQSGYKDARLNYGRVKVGQIQATKADYVITPCHNCHAQIEELSEHYHGDWRTVHLWTILCLSLGVLGENERSYLGPDLAEVGLG; encoded by the coding sequence ATGAGCGAACCAGCGATCCGTATTGACGGCAAGCGAAGAGGGGAATTCATCGGCAAGGTGGCGGAGTTGCTGCCCAACGGCGGAAACTTGAATCTCTGCCTCACCTGCGGCCTGTGCGTGAGCGGGTGTCCCGCCGCGGGCCTGGAGGACATGGACCCGCGCAAGCTGCTGCGCATGGCCGCCATGGGCCTGGACGAGGAGATCACGTCCACCCCGTGGGTCTGGATGTGCACCATGTGCTTTCGGTGCTCCACGGTCTGCCCCATGCAGGTGGATATCCCCAGTCTGGTTTACCAGTTGCGGGCCAGTTGGCCTCGCGACAAAAAGCCCAAAGGGATCATCGGGTCCTGCAACCAGGCCTTGCGCACCGAGGGCGCCAGCGCCGTGGGCATCTCCAGCGACGACTTCCGGTTCGTGGTCGGGGACGTCCTGGAGGAGGTCCGGGAGTCCCAGCCCGGATTTGCGGACCTGCAAGCCCCCATCGACAAGAAAGGGGCCTTCTTCTTCGTCAATCAGAACTCCCGGGAGCCGCAGCAGGAGCCTGACGAGATGGTTCCGTTGTGGAAGATCCTGCATCTGGCCGGGGCGGACTGGACGTACGGCTCGACCGGCTGGGGCGCGGAAAACTACTGCATGTTCGCGGCCGAGGACGACCACTGGCGCGAGGTGCTGCAAAAGCAGGCGGACGGGGTGAAAAAGCTGGGCTGTTCCTCGTGGATCAACATCGAATGCGGCCATTCCTTCTATTCCATCTGGGCCGGGTTCAAGCGCTTCCACATCGATCCCGGGGTTACGTTCGACCATGTCGTGAACTGGTACGCCCGGTGGATCCGCGAGGGCAAGCTGCGCCCGAGTTCGGACTGGAACAAGGATCTCAAGTTGCGTTTTACGGTGCAGGATCCGTGCATGGCCGTCCGGAAATCCATGGGCAATTCCTTTGCCGAGGAGCTGCGGTTTGTCGTCAAGGCCTGCGTGGGTGAGGAGAATTTCGTGGACATGTTTCCGAACCGCTCCAACAATTATTGCTGTGGCGGTGGAGGCGGATTTTTGCAGTCCGGATACAAGGATGCCCGGCTCAACTACGGCCGGGTCAAGGTTGGACAGATTCAGGCGACGAAGGCGGATTATGTCATTACCCCCTGCCACAACTGCCACGCCCAGATCGAGGAGCTTTCCGAGCACTATCACGGGGACTGGCGCACGGTGCATCTGTGGACCATCCTGTGCCTGAGCCTGGGGGTGCTTGGGGAAAACGAACGTTCGTATCTTGGTCCGGATCTGGCCGAGGTGGGATTGGGGTAA